Part of the Herpetosiphonaceae bacterium genome is shown below.
AGAGCTGCACGGGCTGCCGATCCAGTACGCCGACTTCGCCGCCTGGCAGCGACAATGGCTCAGCCAGGACCCATCGGGCGCGTCGCTGCTGGCCGATGAGCTGGCCTACTGGAAGCAGCATCTCCGCGATGCGCCACCGTTCCTCGATCTGCCCACCGATCGTCCGCGCCCGGCAGCCCAGACGTTTCAGGGCGCGTCACAGGCGCTCACGATCTCCGCCGATCTTCTCGCCGGGCTGAACGCGCTCAGCCAGCAGGAGGGCGCGACGCTCTTTATGATGCTCCTGGCGGCCTGGCAGCTTGTGCTTGGGCGCTACGCCGGGCAGGATGACGTGCTGATCGGCTCGCCTATCGCGGGGCGGACCCGCGCCGAGCTGGAAGGATTGATCGGCCTGTTCGTCAACACGCTGGTCTTTCGGGCCAGGCTGTCGAGCGCGCACTCCTTCCGGGCGCTGCTGCGGCAGGTGCGCGAGACGGCCCTGAGCGCCTACGCGCACCAGAACGTACCGTTTGAGCAGTTGATCACCATGCTCCAGCCGATCCGCGATCCGGCGCGCACGCCGCTGGTCCAGGTCATGTTTGTGCTGCACACCACACCACCGCCGCAGATCGACGTGGCCGGGCTGTCGCTCCAAACACTGCCGATCGAGCGCCGGGCGGCCAAGTTCGACCTGAGCCTGGAGATGATCGAGACGCCGCACGGCCTGAGCAGCGCCCTTGAGTACAACAGCGATCTGTTCGACGCCGACACGATCACCCGGCTGCTGGACTACTTCCGCCACGCGCTGCACACGCTGGTCGCGCAGCCGGACACGCCCATCGGACGGCTGAATCTGCTGCCCGACGCCGAGCGCGCGCTGATCCTGCCGACCGGCAGCCAGAGCTGGAACGCGACCGCCGCAGCCTACCCGATCGAGCGCGGGCTGCACGAGCTGTTCGAGGCGCAGGCGGCACGTACGCCTGAGGCCATCGCCGCGATCGACGGCGCGACGCGCCTGAGCTACGCCGAGCTGAGCCAGCGCTCCAACCAGCTCGCGCGCTATCTGCGCAGCCTGGGCGTCGGCGGGTGCCCGCAGGGCGAGACGCTGGTCGGCGTCTGCCTGCCGCGCTCAGCCGAGATGCTGGTGGCGCTGCTGGCGGTGCTCAAAGCGGGCGGCGCATACCTGCCGCTCGATCCGGCCTATCCTTCTGCCCGGCTCCAGTTTATGCTGAGCGATGCGTGTCCGCTGGCGCTGATCACGCAGCAAGCCCTTGCGCGTCTGCTGCCGACCCATACCGCCAGCGTGGTCTGCCTGGACGCTGACTGGCCGGAGATCGCCTTGCAGCCGACGACGGCGCTCGTCAGCAGCGCCACCGTCGATCATCCGGCCTATGTGCTGTATACCTCAGGCTCGACCGGACAGCCCAAGGGCGTGATCGGCCTGCACCGGGGCGCGCTTAACCGGCTGCACTGGATGTGGCAGCGCTTCCCGTTCGCGGCGGATGAGATGTGCTGCATCAAGACATCGCTCAACTTCGTCGACTCGGTGTGGGAGCTGTTCGGGCCGCTGCTGCACGGCGTGCCGGTCGTGCTGATCGCCGACGATCTGCTGATCGATCCCGATCGGCTGGTCGACGTGCTCGCGGCGACGCACGTCACCCGCATCGTGCTGGTGCCGTCGCTGCTGCGCCTGCTGCTGGATCGCTGCCCGGATCTCCATCGGCGGCTGCCAGCGCTCAAGCTGTGGATCACCAGCGGCGAGGAACTGCCCGCCGCGCTCAGCGCGCAGTTTCAGGCGCGGCTACCTGAGCGCCGCCTGCTCAATCTGTATGGCTCGTCCGAAGTCGCCGCCGATGTCACCTGCTATGAGCTGCCACCCGACGAGCCATCACGCGGCCACTCGCTGATCGGGCAGCCGATCGCCAACACGCAGATCTACCTGCTCGATAGCGACATGCAGCCGGTGCCGATCGGCGCGGTCGGCGAGATCTACGTCGGCGGCGTGCAGCTTGCGCGGGGCTACCTCAACCGGCCCGCGCTGACCGCCGAGCGTTTCGTGCCCGATCCGTGCTCCGCGACGCCCGGCGCGCGGCTCTACAAGACCGGCGATCTGGCGCGCTACCTTGCCAACGGCATGATCGAATTTCGTGGTCGGCGCGATAGCCAGCTCAAGGTGCGCGGCATGCGCGTCGAGCTGGGCGAGATCGAGGCGACTCTCAGCCAGCATCCCGCCGTGCGTGAGGCGATCGTGATCGACCAGCCGCGCAGCGGACAGACCCGGCTGGTTGCGTATGTTGTGGCAAACAAAGAACAAGGGGAAAACCAAGAACTCGAAACTCGAAACTCGAAACTCGAAACTCGAAACTTGGAACTCCGAGCCTTCCTCCAATCTCGACTCCCCGACTACATGGTGCCGAGCGCATTCGTGGTGCTCGACGATCTGCCGCTCACGCCCAACGGCAAGCTCGATCGCCGGGCGCTGCCCGACGCCGATCGGGACGCGGAGCAGGCGCGCGCGACGAGTCCTGCGCTGGTGCTGCCCGAAACAGGCATTCAGCGCGCCATCGCGGCGGTCTGGCAAGATGTGCTCAAGGTCGAGCGGGTTGGTATGTACGACAGCTTTTTCGATCTTGGCGGGCACTCGCTGCTGCTGGCCGAGCTGCGCTACAAGCTCAGCGCCGCGCTAGGCCGCGAGATCTCGATGCTGGAACTTTTCAAGTCGCCTACGATCAGCGCGTTGAGCGCCGCGCTCAGCCCGGCGGACGAGCCGAGCGAGATGGTCGTCGACAGCCAGCAGCGCGCCGAGAGCCGCAGCCGCTCGGCGCAGCGGCAGCGCCAGCGCAGGCAGCACTCGTATCTTTCCCACACCGACGAAGGAGCAGACGATGAGTGATCCTGCCGATGCGATTGCGATCATCGCCGTCGCGGGCCGTTTCCCCGGCGCGGACAGCCCGGAGCAGCTCTGGGAGCGA
Proteins encoded:
- a CDS encoding amino acid adenylation domain-containing protein encodes the protein MNPLFERMTALTPRQRELLVLRIKQQGVPLAAIPIVPQPRTGEPLPLSFAQERLWFLGQLQPDSPAYNIALAVQMRGPLDLTALRRSLDAIVSRHEILRTTFREQSGHVGQSIADSLALALPLIELDRLPRAEQERQVQQLAAEEFLRPFDLARGPLLRTTLARLDGTSHVLLLTMHHSISDAWSMAIFLQELAALYRSFADGEASGELHGLPIQYADFAAWQRQWLSQDPSGASLLADELAYWKQHLRDAPPFLDLPTDRPRPAAQTFQGASQALTISADLLAGLNALSQQEGATLFMMLLAAWQLVLGRYAGQDDVLIGSPIAGRTRAELEGLIGLFVNTLVFRARLSSAHSFRALLRQVRETALSAYAHQNVPFEQLITMLQPIRDPARTPLVQVMFVLHTTPPPQIDVAGLSLQTLPIERRAAKFDLSLEMIETPHGLSSALEYNSDLFDADTITRLLDYFRHALHTLVAQPDTPIGRLNLLPDAERALILPTGSQSWNATAAAYPIERGLHELFEAQAARTPEAIAAIDGATRLSYAELSQRSNQLARYLRSLGVGGCPQGETLVGVCLPRSAEMLVALLAVLKAGGAYLPLDPAYPSARLQFMLSDACPLALITQQALARLLPTHTASVVCLDADWPEIALQPTTALVSSATVDHPAYVLYTSGSTGQPKGVIGLHRGALNRLHWMWQRFPFAADEMCCIKTSLNFVDSVWELFGPLLHGVPVVLIADDLLIDPDRLVDVLAATHVTRIVLVPSLLRLLLDRCPDLHRRLPALKLWITSGEELPAALSAQFQARLPERRLLNLYGSSEVAADVTCYELPPDEPSRGHSLIGQPIANTQIYLLDSDMQPVPIGAVGEIYVGGVQLARGYLNRPALTAERFVPDPCSATPGARLYKTGDLARYLANGMIEFRGRRDSQLKVRGMRVELGEIEATLSQHPAVREAIVIDQPRSGQTRLVAYVVANKEQGENQELETRNSKLETRNLELRAFLQSRLPDYMVPSAFVVLDDLPLTPNGKLDRRALPDADRDAEQARATSPALVLPETGIQRAIAAVWQDVLKVERVGMYDSFFDLGGHSLLLAELRYKLSAALGREISMLELFKSPTISALSAALSPADEPSEMVVDSQQRAESRSRSAQRQRQRRQHSYLSHTDEGADDE